The Pseudomonas asiatica sequence GCTCGCCCCAAATGGCCCTATGATCGGCGTTGAAGCTTTACTGCGTTGGAACAAGCCAGGTTTGGGCTTGGTGCCGCCCGTCCGTTTCCTGCCCTTGGCAGAGCGTACTGGATTGATCGTGCCAATCGGTAGCTGGGTAATCCATGAGGCGTGCCGGCAGATGGCCGAATGGCAAGCGTTAGGCGAAGGTAAAGACGAATGGAGTATTGCGGTCAACATTTCGACGGTACAACTGGCCCATGCAAAGCTCGTTGATGTCGTGCGCAATGCCCTGCAAAGCAGTGGCCTGCCCCCCCGTTTCCTGACACTGGAAGTTACCGAATCTACGGCGATGCGGGACGCTGAAGCTGCTTTGATTGTTCTTGATCAATTGGCAGCATTGGGCGTGAATATCTCCATCGACGACTTTGGTACCGGTTATTCCAGCCTGCTTTATCTTAAGCGCCTACCAGCCAACGAACTGAAGATCGACCGAGGTTTTATCACCGAGCTGGCTAAGTGTAACGATGACGCGGCTATCGTTTCGGCCATAGTAGCGCTCGGTAAAACGCTGGGGCTGAGGATCGTTGCAGAGGGTGTGGAAACCGCTGAACAACAACAGATGCTTACCGAGTTGGGTTGCGACATTTTGCAAGGTTACCTGCTGGGCAAGCCGATGAGCGCAGAGAGGATGCTGGAAAGCTTAAGCGCGACCAAGACTCTAGCGTGATACTGCACAAGCCATAGATTCAAGTTGGTGCTTGCTGGTGCAATTTGCAGACCCGCTACATCACCTGATTTAAGCATCAGTTAAACATTCGAATTGGGATTTACGGCTTCTCCTCATTCGTCCGATAGTAAAATTCACTCTAAGGCTAATCAATGTTCAACAAGGCAATCAAGCAGACCTTGGCTGAGGCTCTGCAAAAGCTTCAGGCCGCAGAAGCAAGGGCCGTGGCCGTTGACCGTTCGACGGCAACAATTGAATTTAAACCCGATGGCACCATCATAGGTGCCAATGAGAACCTTCTTACCACCATGGGCTACCGACTGGAGGAGATCGTCGGACAGCACCATCGTATTTTCTGTTTTCCTGATTACCAGGCGAGTGCCGACTATCGTAAGTTCTGGCAGCGCCTGGCTGGTGGCGAGTACATACGTGAACGTTTCCTGAGGCGTAATAAGCAAGGCCTGGAGGTCTGGCTCGAAGCCAGCTACAACCCTATCCGAGGCGCCGATGGTCGCGTCGAAGGCGTGCTGAAGCTGGCCACCGACATTACTACTCAGGTGATCCGTGAGCAGGAGCAGAGCAGCATGGTTCAGGCCATCAGTCGCTCGATGGCTGCGATTTCCTTTAACTTGAAAGGTGAGGTTCTCGACGCCAACGAAAACTTCGAGCAGGCCATGGGCTATCGCCTGGATGAGATTCGGGGAAAGCACCACCGCATGTTCTGCACACGAGGTGAAGCGGACTCTCCTGAATACCGCGATTTCTGGGAGCGACTGAACCGTGGTGAGTTCTTCTCTGGACGCTTCCAGCGACTCAACCGGCATGGCGATACCGTCTGGCTGAGCGCAACCTACAACCCGGTATTCGATGCCAGTGGCCGGCTTTACAAAGTAGTTAAGTTTGCCCGTGATATTACGTCCCAAGTGCGCCAGCAGCAGGCAGAATCCGATGCAGCCACGTTCGCCTACAATATATCCCAGCAGACGGACAGAAGCGCTCGCCATGGTGCCGAGGTCATTAGTGAAACGGTCGAGGTGGTACAAGGCATAGCAGCCGAGCTCTCACGAGCGGCTGAAGGCATCACTGCAGTCAATCAGCAGTCAGAGATGATCCGCAGCATCGTGCAGACCATCCGAGGTATCGCCGAGCAGACCAACCTACTTGCTCTAAATGCTGCTATCGAAGCTGCAAGGGCGGGTGAACAAGGCCGAGGTTTTGCGGTGGTCGCCGATGAAGTACGAAACCTTGCAGCCCGCACGGCGCAGGCCACCGTGGAAATCGTCGATGTTGTGAAGCGCAACCATGAACTAGCGCAGGATGCTGTGGAGAGCATGCAGGCTAGTCGCCAAAAGGTCGATCAAGGCGTCGATTTGGTCAGCCAAGCCGGCTTTGTGATAGAGGAAATTCAGAGCGGAGCACGGCAAGTAGTCGACGCCGTGCGCCAGTTCGCCGAGGCAAAGGAAGAGCTCTGATGTAACTGTATCGGGCACAACCTCGTAAGGCTGTTCCAATTTCTCACGATAAGCGTGCTTGTCCAATATGACATCATCGCTGCTTACTGGGCGCAACTGAACGTTTGCATCCGAGCATCACGTCTTACGCAATTAGACCGGTTGCCAAATATGCGGCAGCAAATGATCGATTTCACTCGCCCGCTGCGTCGGCAGGCGTGTGAGCACGTCCTTCAAATAGGCATACGGATCATGACCGTTGAGCCGCGCAGACTGGATCAAACTCATGATCGCCGCCGCCCGCTTTCCGCTGCGTAGCGACCCTGCGAAGAGCCAGTTCTTGCGTCCAAGAGCCCATGGTCGGATCTGGTTCTCTGCCCAATTGTTGTCTATGGGTACAGCCCCGTCATCGAGGTAGCGCGACAGCGCTGCCCAGCGTTTCAGGCTGTAATCGAGTGCTTTGCTGATGGCTGAGCCTTCGGGCACAAGGTCGCGCTGGGCGCTCATCCAGACATGTAGCATGTCCATTACCGGGACGGCTTTTTCTTTCCGTATTCGCCGCCGTAAATCCGGCTCCAGATCGCGGACTTCGCTCTCGATTTCGTACAACAACTGGATATAGCGCAGGGCTTGCTCAGCAAGCGTGCTTTTATTCGTAGCGTGCAGCTCGAAGAATTTGCGCCGTGCATGGGCCATGCAGCCGATTTCGGTCACGCCGAGTTCGAAGCTGGCTTTGTAACCGCCAAAATCGTCACAGACCAGCTTGCCCCTCCAGCCTTGCAGGAAGTTGCGAGCATGCTCTCCGGCACGGCTGGGGCTGAAGTCATAAACCACCGCTGCCACATCCGAGAACTGGCTGGTGGCGTAGGCCCAAACATAGGAACGGTGGGTTTTCTTTGTTCCCGGCATGAGCATTTGCACGGGTGTTTCATCGGCATGAATAATCTGCTGCCCGAGTACCACTTCGCGCAGCGCATCGACCAGCGGCTGCAACTGAACCCCAGTCACGCCAACCCATTCGGCCAAGGTTGAGCGTGGAATCGCCAGGCCCGCTCGACCGAAGATCGATTCCTGACGGTAAAGCGGTAAATGGTCAGCAAACTTGGCAATCATGACGTGGGCCAGCAGCCCAGCGGTTGGGATGCCCTTGTCGATGATCTGAGCCGGAACCGGTGCCTGGATAAGCGTTTCGCAGTCATCGCAGACCCATTTGCCACGTACATGACGCTCGACGGTGAACACGCCCGGTGTGTAATCCAACTTCTCACTGACATCTTCACCGATGCGTTTCAGCGCGCAGCCGCATGGGCAGTGAGTGTTGTCAGGTTCGTGATGGATCAGTGTGCGTGGAAACTCAGCCGGCAATGCAGTGCGCTTGGGCTTCTGCTTTTTCTCGGTCGCCGCTGGCACTGTTTGCAAGGCCTGAAGCTCTGCTTCAATCGCTGCGATATCTGTATCGATCAGGTCATCGAGCAAACTGGCCTGCTCAGGATTCATCTGCTCGCTGCGCTTGGCAAATTTCAAGCGCTTGAGCTGCGCAATTTCGAAGGTCAGCTTCTCGATCACCGTCTGATCGCGGTTGATCTTCTTGCCCATGGTTTCGACCGTCTTACCCATTGTTTCGACTTGCGAGAGCAATTGCGCAGCTAAGGCACGCAGTTGGTCGGGAGTCATTTGGTCGAGATTGGGAGAAGAAGTCATGCGCCGAATTTTGCCAGAGCAGGCGCTTCGCGGCGATAGACCGATAGGCTAATGGCAGCCGTTAAAGCAGTGTGATCGAGCCGCCGGAACCTGCTCGTTGCCATGGCAGGCCCAATACCAAGGCTTGGAGTTGCTCGGTGTCCAACTGCATTTCAGAGCCATGACGAATGCTTGGCCAGTGGAACTTGCCCTGGCTCAACCGGCGCGCCGCCAGCCATATGCCGAAGCCGTCATGCACCAGCACTTTCATGCGATTGGCGCGGCGGTTGGCGAAAAGATAAGCACAGTGCGGCTGCGCCGCACCGAACACCGCAATCACCTTGGCTAATGCCGTTTCGGTACCAGCGCGCATGTCCATCGGCTCGGTGGCGAGCCAGATGGAGTCGATGCGAATCATCGCAGAAGGTCTCGAAGAAAGGTCGCGCAGGCAGCAGCATTTTCAGTGGGCCAGTTCACTGTGACGGTGCCACGCGGGTGCTGTATTTCAACGCAAATATTCGATGATGATGTGTGGGATTTCGCCCCTGCCAGCGGCACGGGTAACGGAATAAATGCAGGTTGCAGCGCCGTGC is a genomic window containing:
- the tnpC gene encoding IS66 family transposase; its protein translation is MTSSPNLDQMTPDQLRALAAQLLSQVETMGKTVETMGKKINRDQTVIEKLTFEIAQLKRLKFAKRSEQMNPEQASLLDDLIDTDIAAIEAELQALQTVPAATEKKQKPKRTALPAEFPRTLIHHEPDNTHCPCGCALKRIGEDVSEKLDYTPGVFTVERHVRGKWVCDDCETLIQAPVPAQIIDKGIPTAGLLAHVMIAKFADHLPLYRQESIFGRAGLAIPRSTLAEWVGVTGVQLQPLVDALREVVLGQQIIHADETPVQMLMPGTKKTHRSYVWAYATSQFSDVAAVVYDFSPSRAGEHARNFLQGWRGKLVCDDFGGYKASFELGVTEIGCMAHARRKFFELHATNKSTLAEQALRYIQLLYEIESEVRDLEPDLRRRIRKEKAVPVMDMLHVWMSAQRDLVPEGSAISKALDYSLKRWAALSRYLDDGAVPIDNNWAENQIRPWALGRKNWLFAGSLRSGKRAAAIMSLIQSARLNGHDPYAYLKDVLTRLPTQRASEIDHLLPHIWQPV
- the tnpB gene encoding IS66 family insertion sequence element accessory protein TnpB (TnpB, as the term is used for proteins encoded by IS66 family insertion elements, is considered an accessory protein, since TnpC, encoded by a neighboring gene, is a DDE family transposase.); translation: MIRIDSIWLATEPMDMRAGTETALAKVIAVFGAAQPHCAYLFANRRANRMKVLVHDGFGIWLAARRLSQGKFHWPSIRHGSEMQLDTEQLQALVLGLPWQRAGSGGSITLL
- the tnpA gene encoding IS66-like element accessory protein TnpA, coding for MQPTRRSYSKSFKAQVIQECAQPGASIASIALSHNLNANLVHKWIRLQAQKSTALQPAFIPLPVPLAGAKSHTSSSNICVEIQHPRGTVTVNWPTENAAACATFLRDLLR